Proteins from one Arthrobacter sp. DNA4 genomic window:
- a CDS encoding RNA polymerase sigma factor yields the protein MTDAQTDEAPDQPLSGTAAFNLVYKTYASQVLGYLTARGVEDPEAAMQEVFLSVLPRLHTVHGGEPGLRTFIFSVAHARMVDDHRRQSRTPVKLPFEPELDQRVDTSAEKEALQRLSPQEVLRLLDGLPQDQRDVLSLRLVGGLTVEQTAEAMEKSAGSVKQLQRRALLKLRELAAVKEYLAP from the coding sequence GTGACCGATGCACAGACAGACGAGGCTCCGGACCAGCCGCTTTCCGGGACTGCCGCCTTCAACCTTGTCTACAAGACCTACGCATCACAGGTGCTGGGCTACCTCACAGCCCGGGGAGTCGAGGATCCGGAGGCCGCCATGCAGGAAGTGTTCCTTTCCGTGCTGCCCCGCCTCCACACCGTGCACGGCGGCGAACCCGGCCTGAGGACCTTTATCTTCTCCGTCGCCCACGCCCGCATGGTGGATGACCACCGCCGGCAAAGCCGGACCCCGGTCAAGCTGCCTTTCGAGCCCGAGCTCGACCAGCGGGTAGACACCTCAGCGGAAAAGGAAGCCCTGCAGCGCCTGTCGCCCCAGGAGGTCCTTAGGCTGCTGGACGGGCTGCCGCAGGACCAGCGGGACGTGCTGTCGCTGCGCCTGGTAGGAGGCCTCACGGTGGAACAGACAGCGGAGGCCATGGAAAAGAGCGCCGGTTCGGTGAAACAGCTTCAGCGGCGCGCATTGTTGAAACTCCGGGAACTCGCCGCAGTGAAGGAGTACCTCGCGCCATGA
- a CDS encoding HAD-IIA family hydrolase translates to MADEDQVAGNPAVYRSGQEIECWLTDMDGVLVHENQPIPGAAELIQRWVDTSRRFLVLTNNSIFTPRDLAARLRASGLEIPEENIWTSALATAQFLKDQVSAGGSESGNRAYTIGEAGLTTALHEAGFILTDQSPDFVVLGETRTYSFEAITTAIRLILAGARFIATNPDATGPSKDGPMPATGAIAALITKATGREPYIVGKPNPMMFRSAMNQIDAHSETTAMIGDRMDTDIIAGMEAGLHTVLVLSGITHKDDIAAYPFRPNQVLNSVADLKNQI, encoded by the coding sequence ATGGCAGACGAGGACCAGGTAGCAGGCAACCCGGCGGTATACCGGAGCGGCCAGGAGATTGAGTGCTGGCTGACGGACATGGACGGTGTCCTGGTGCATGAAAACCAGCCCATCCCCGGGGCGGCGGAGCTCATCCAGCGCTGGGTGGATACGTCCAGGCGCTTCCTGGTGTTGACCAACAACTCCATCTTCACGCCCCGCGACCTCGCCGCCCGCCTGCGCGCTTCCGGGCTGGAGATCCCCGAGGAGAACATCTGGACTTCCGCGCTGGCCACCGCCCAGTTCTTGAAGGACCAGGTGTCCGCGGGAGGATCGGAATCGGGCAACCGCGCCTACACCATCGGCGAGGCAGGGCTGACGACGGCGCTGCACGAGGCAGGCTTCATTCTCACCGACCAGAGCCCGGACTTCGTGGTGCTCGGCGAGACGCGCACGTACTCTTTCGAGGCAATCACCACGGCCATCCGCCTGATCCTCGCCGGTGCGCGGTTCATCGCCACCAACCCGGATGCCACCGGCCCCTCCAAGGATGGCCCCATGCCGGCCACAGGTGCCATCGCGGCCCTGATCACCAAGGCCACCGGCCGCGAACCGTACATTGTGGGCAAGCCGAACCCCATGATGTTCCGGTCGGCGATGAACCAGATCGATGCACACTCCGAGACCACCGCCATGATCGGTGACCGGATGGACACGGACATCATCGCCGGCATGGAGGCAGGCCTGCACACGGTCCTGGTCCTCAGCGGCATCACGCACAAGGACGACATCGCCGCATACCCCTTCCGGCCCAACCAGGTGCTGAATTCCGTGGCGGACCTGAAAAACCAGATCTAG
- a CDS encoding uracil-DNA glycosylase, protein MTALAPETFHEQLMSRRYDPSVAAVNELCDSLRETKPGTVVPYVDPMHDVEECRIISLFSNIGEADPSGFITAGDQDAATRMLGLQWKLGLRPEFVMPWNVHPWHVPGEANGKFTPDQIQAGLKPLLKFLALVPRASVIVAHGTEANRLANLLLKTEVPLLWRRGLKTYKVRSLSGRAFAGSPARQEEYLEDMRAAYADAMARTGIAKP, encoded by the coding sequence ATGACAGCCCTGGCACCCGAAACATTCCACGAACAGCTCATGAGCCGCCGCTACGACCCCAGCGTTGCTGCCGTTAACGAGCTGTGTGATTCCCTTCGGGAGACCAAGCCCGGCACCGTGGTCCCCTATGTGGATCCCATGCACGACGTGGAGGAATGCCGCATCATCAGCCTGTTCTCCAACATTGGCGAGGCGGACCCGTCCGGGTTCATCACCGCCGGGGACCAGGATGCCGCGACCCGCATGCTTGGCCTGCAGTGGAAGCTGGGCCTGCGCCCTGAGTTCGTGATGCCGTGGAACGTCCACCCGTGGCACGTCCCCGGTGAGGCCAACGGAAAGTTCACTCCCGACCAGATCCAGGCAGGCCTGAAGCCGCTGCTGAAGTTCCTGGCACTGGTGCCCCGTGCCTCGGTCATCGTGGCGCACGGCACCGAGGCCAACCGCCTGGCCAACCTGCTGCTGAAGACCGAAGTGCCCCTGCTGTGGCGCCGCGGCCTGAAGACCTACAAGGTCAGGTCACTGAGCGGCCGCGCCTTCGCCGGTTCCCCGGCGCGCCAGGAGGAGTACCTCGAGGACATGCGTGCGGCCTACGCCGACGCCATGGCACGCACCGGAATCGCCAAGCCTTAA
- a CDS encoding DUF1508 domain-containing protein, with translation MAGKFEAFIDADSFFRFRLLAPDGAVIAVSGPFEDKAAVAAGIAAVRECAGTGLVTDLCPAGTVARPAPAPAAAAAAVPAGLPAAVVPVCGEERAPSTRHAFALANTPRRHATAPRWTRTATR, from the coding sequence ATGGCCGGAAAATTTGAAGCATTCATCGACGCTGATTCGTTTTTCCGGTTCCGTCTCCTGGCTCCGGACGGGGCCGTTATCGCCGTCTCCGGCCCCTTCGAGGACAAAGCCGCTGTGGCGGCAGGGATCGCCGCGGTGCGTGAATGTGCCGGGACCGGCCTGGTCACCGACCTGTGCCCCGCCGGAACCGTAGCCCGTCCCGCGCCTGCACCCGCTGCGGCTGCTGCCGCTGTTCCGGCCGGGCTGCCCGCCGCCGTCGTGCCCGTGTGCGGAGAGGAACGCGCGCCCTCCACGCGGCACGCCTTTGCACTGGCCAATACGCCGCGCCGGCATGCCACGGCCCCCCGGTGGACCAGGACAGCAACCCGCTGA
- a CDS encoding cobalamin-independent methionine synthase II family protein, with protein sequence MSLNTDHIRVTHAGSLPRTPELIAANAAKETDGVTPEFLELLEASVVEVVQRQKDLGIDIPNDGEYGHTMSSSVDYGAWWNYSFARLGGLEPTNVDRWADAQVHRSSPGNIVLTSFPDRRDRQAFNEAYNDPSSGILSHRKSVTQPKIAGPLTYTGQDLVASDIRNLKTGLAAAGLSDGFVASLSPGSCARVANEYYTSDEELVYACADAMREEYKAIIDAGLTVQLDDPSLAESWDQINPEPSLEDYLKFIQLRVEATNWALRDLPQEQIRLHVCWGSWHGPHTTDIPFADIIGSVLQVNAGAYSFEAANVRHEHEWRVWEDTKLPEGKVIIPGVVSHATNVVEHPDLVADRIVRFADVVGRENVIASTDCGLGGRVHPQIAFAKLEALGEGARRATTRLW encoded by the coding sequence ATGTCCCTGAACACCGACCACATTCGCGTCACCCACGCAGGATCGTTGCCCCGCACCCCGGAACTCATCGCGGCCAACGCCGCCAAGGAAACCGACGGCGTCACCCCTGAGTTCCTGGAACTCCTGGAGGCCTCCGTGGTGGAGGTGGTCCAGCGCCAGAAGGACCTCGGCATCGACATTCCCAACGACGGCGAATACGGGCACACGATGTCCAGTTCCGTGGACTACGGTGCCTGGTGGAACTACTCCTTCGCACGGCTGGGCGGCCTGGAGCCGACGAATGTGGACCGCTGGGCCGATGCGCAGGTGCACCGTTCTTCCCCCGGCAACATCGTCCTGACCTCCTTCCCGGACCGGCGGGACCGGCAGGCGTTCAACGAGGCCTACAACGATCCCTCGTCGGGCATCCTGTCCCACCGCAAGAGCGTCACGCAGCCCAAGATCGCCGGACCCCTGACCTACACCGGCCAGGACCTGGTGGCGTCGGACATCAGGAACCTGAAGACCGGCCTCGCCGCCGCCGGGTTGTCGGACGGCTTCGTAGCGTCCCTCTCCCCCGGCTCCTGCGCCCGTGTGGCCAACGAGTACTACACCTCGGATGAGGAACTCGTCTACGCGTGCGCGGATGCGATGCGGGAGGAATACAAGGCGATCATCGATGCCGGCCTGACCGTGCAGCTCGATGATCCGTCCCTGGCCGAGAGCTGGGACCAGATCAATCCCGAGCCATCCCTGGAGGACTACCTGAAGTTCATCCAGCTGCGCGTCGAGGCCACCAACTGGGCCCTCCGCGACCTGCCCCAGGAACAGATCCGGCTGCACGTCTGCTGGGGTTCCTGGCACGGCCCACACACCACGGACATCCCGTTCGCCGACATCATCGGCTCGGTGCTGCAGGTCAACGCCGGCGCTTACTCCTTCGAAGCGGCCAACGTCCGGCACGAACACGAATGGCGGGTATGGGAGGACACCAAGCTCCCCGAGGGCAAGGTGATCATCCCGGGCGTCGTCTCGCACGCCACCAACGTGGTGGAACACCCGGACCTGGTGGCAGACCGCATTGTCCGCTTTGCCGACGTCGTGGGCCGCGAGAATGTCATCGCCTCCACCGACTGCGGCCTGGGCGGCCGGGTCCACCCGCAGATCGCCTTCGCCAAGCTGGAGGCCCTCGGCGAGGGCGCCCGCCGGGCCACAACCCGCCTCTGGTAG
- a CDS encoding DUF3151 domain-containing protein: MSDEFRRNLMGPEPTLLPAETEVYGQLDAGHEALDLVAKHPTSSLLWAVLAEEAWAEGRVIDSYAYSRVGYHRGLDSLRRNGWRGVGPIPWEHEPNRGFLRALYSLGRASSAIGEADEPERIEKFLNDSDPTAKAAIEGK; the protein is encoded by the coding sequence ATGTCGGACGAGTTCCGCCGGAACCTGATGGGGCCGGAGCCCACGCTCCTGCCTGCCGAAACCGAGGTGTACGGGCAGCTGGATGCCGGTCACGAGGCATTGGACCTGGTGGCCAAGCACCCCACGTCCTCCCTGCTGTGGGCCGTGCTCGCCGAGGAGGCGTGGGCGGAGGGCCGGGTCATCGACTCCTACGCCTACTCCCGGGTGGGCTACCACCGCGGCCTGGACTCGCTGCGCCGCAACGGCTGGCGCGGCGTCGGGCCCATCCCGTGGGAGCACGAGCCCAACCGCGGATTCCTGCGGGCCCTCTACTCCCTGGGCAGGGCTTCGTCTGCCATCGGCGAGGCTGACGAGCCGGAGCGGATCGAAAAGTTCCTCAACGACTCGGACCCCACGGCGAAGGCAGCCATCGAGGGCAAGTAA
- a CDS encoding M14 family zinc carboxypeptidase produces the protein MKKSLANFGTFAVSGALALAVVAGPAPLAHAVGEGPNYDGNGQITTSKLATYEQMVSFLKDQDARQPAMELEVIGQTVKGRDIHLVKYISDPAKPTILYLTQQHGNEQLTTEGAMEFIKHLGTGKSADILKGVNILVVPMLNADGAMGDVNFSLDNYLAKGDRHLTRYNAEGVDLNRDHVAKIQPETQALHNNVMRKYRIDYMIDLHHQGTRAERDGKLVSGSILYPTTPNADPAVVEKSKQLGAVVFNNVDSTGWGHLGKYQGGSAETISRNGISVEYGIATLLFEMRGMSDHYLDGYALGQRSNGYLIKQTVTTLTSTAAAIADGSIADADTSFWNTLAEQTSRPAGEAEDE, from the coding sequence GTGAAGAAATCCCTGGCAAATTTCGGGACCTTCGCCGTCTCCGGCGCCCTGGCGCTGGCCGTCGTCGCAGGTCCCGCCCCGCTGGCACACGCGGTAGGCGAAGGCCCCAACTACGACGGCAACGGCCAGATCACCACGTCCAAGCTCGCCACGTACGAACAGATGGTCTCGTTCCTGAAGGACCAGGACGCGCGCCAGCCGGCAATGGAGCTGGAGGTCATCGGGCAGACGGTCAAGGGGCGCGACATCCACCTGGTCAAGTACATTTCGGACCCGGCCAAGCCCACCATTCTGTACCTGACCCAGCAGCATGGCAACGAGCAGCTCACCACCGAGGGCGCCATGGAGTTCATCAAGCACCTGGGGACCGGCAAATCCGCCGACATCCTCAAAGGTGTGAACATCCTGGTGGTGCCCATGCTCAATGCGGACGGCGCCATGGGGGACGTGAACTTCTCCCTGGACAATTACCTTGCCAAAGGGGACCGCCACCTCACCCGCTACAACGCCGAGGGCGTGGACCTGAACCGCGACCATGTGGCCAAGATCCAGCCGGAGACCCAGGCGCTGCACAACAACGTCATGCGCAAATACCGGATCGACTACATGATCGACCTGCACCACCAGGGCACCCGGGCGGAGCGTGACGGCAAGCTGGTATCCGGCTCCATCCTGTACCCCACCACCCCCAACGCCGACCCCGCCGTCGTCGAAAAATCCAAGCAGCTCGGCGCGGTGGTCTTCAACAACGTCGACTCCACCGGCTGGGGACACCTGGGCAAGTACCAGGGCGGCAGTGCCGAAACCATCAGCCGCAACGGCATCTCCGTGGAGTACGGCATCGCCACCCTGCTCTTCGAGATGCGCGGCATGTCGGACCACTATTTGGACGGCTATGCACTCGGACAGCGCAGCAACGGCTACCTGATCAAGCAGACCGTCACCACGCTGACCTCCACGGCCGCGGCCATCGCGGACGGGTCCATTGCCGACGCCGACACCTCCTTCTGGAACACGCTCGCCGAACAGACGTCCCGGCCCGCCGGGGAGGCTGAGGACGAGTAG
- the pyrE gene encoding orotate phosphoribosyltransferase, with translation MTSPTDTAVDTAAARARLLELIKELAVVRGKVILSSGAEADYYIDLRRITLHHEASKLVGQVMLALADDAGIDFECAGGLTMGADPVGTAVMHAAADAGRTVDAFVVRKAQKSYGMGRQVEGPSVEGRKVLVLEDTSTTGGSALTAVEGVRKAGGNVVAVAVIVDRDTGAKEKIEAETGVPYLFAFGKDELGLH, from the coding sequence ATGACTTCGCCCACTGACACTGCGGTAGACACCGCGGCAGCCCGCGCCCGACTGCTCGAACTGATCAAGGAACTTGCCGTGGTCCGCGGCAAGGTGATCCTCTCCAGCGGAGCCGAGGCCGATTACTACATCGACCTGCGCCGCATCACCCTGCACCATGAGGCGTCCAAGCTGGTGGGCCAGGTAATGCTGGCACTGGCGGACGACGCCGGCATCGACTTCGAGTGCGCCGGCGGGCTCACCATGGGTGCCGACCCCGTTGGCACTGCGGTGATGCACGCTGCCGCTGACGCCGGCCGGACGGTTGACGCGTTCGTGGTCCGGAAAGCCCAGAAGTCCTACGGCATGGGCCGCCAGGTGGAAGGCCCGTCCGTTGAGGGCCGCAAGGTGCTGGTCCTGGAAGACACGTCCACCACGGGCGGCTCTGCGCTGACCGCAGTGGAAGGCGTCCGGAAGGCCGGCGGCAACGTCGTGGCAGTAGCGGTGATCGTGGACCGCGATACCGGCGCCAAGGAAAAGATCGAAGCCGAGACCGGTGTTCCCTACCTGTTCGCCTTCGGCAAGGACGAGCTGGGACTGCACTAG
- a CDS encoding GAF and ANTAR domain-containing protein has product MSATDQVQNLILESADFEDFLNELARFSVHQMAGDGDDALCGITLLRDRKAATIGWSSETAREVDEIQYSLAQGPCLSAAKEEREVYVPDLLQEDRWGPDYAAAVASHGLRSVLSLPFNLQGEAKAALNLYSDAPNKFDGRAADRARDFTREISEALRLAVRFSLHADSATNLRATLESRTIIDIAIGIVMAQNRCSQEAAVEILTEASSNSNIKLRDIAKSLVDSVGGTGARTHYQEPGKVSQGPRA; this is encoded by the coding sequence TTGAGCGCAACGGACCAAGTCCAGAACCTCATCCTGGAAAGCGCCGATTTCGAGGACTTCCTCAACGAGTTGGCGCGCTTCTCCGTGCACCAGATGGCAGGCGACGGCGATGACGCCCTGTGCGGCATCACGTTGCTCCGCGACCGGAAGGCAGCCACCATCGGCTGGAGCAGCGAAACGGCACGGGAAGTGGATGAAATCCAGTATTCCCTCGCCCAGGGACCGTGCCTGTCCGCGGCAAAGGAAGAGCGGGAAGTGTACGTCCCGGACCTTCTGCAGGAGGACCGGTGGGGTCCGGACTATGCGGCTGCCGTTGCCTCCCACGGGTTGCGTTCGGTGCTTTCCCTGCCGTTCAACCTGCAGGGGGAGGCCAAAGCCGCACTGAACCTCTACTCCGACGCCCCAAACAAGTTTGACGGCCGGGCGGCGGACAGGGCGCGGGACTTCACCCGGGAAATTTCCGAAGCACTGCGGCTGGCTGTCCGGTTCTCGCTGCACGCAGACAGCGCAACAAACCTTCGGGCCACGCTTGAGTCGCGGACCATCATCGACATCGCCATCGGCATCGTCATGGCGCAGAACCGGTGCAGCCAGGAAGCCGCCGTCGAAATCCTCACCGAGGCATCCAGTAACAGCAATATCAAACTCCGGGACATCGCCAAGTCGCTGGTGGATTCGGTGGGCGGTACCGGTGCGCGTACCCACTACCAGGAACCGGGCAAGGTCAGCCAGGGTCCCAGGGCCTGA
- a CDS encoding thioesterase domain-containing protein has translation MPYEGEVNPQSRRGVSDARLLAEAAALKRFSRRAFLAGAGASGLLAADMLMTREVQSQRRSTRILTVADSFADVYYPDASWFLFPGYKTSWEEAQWILNTLRGALNKRARLAAVGYSNLGLNITEVVNAITDYITAEKITKLFFYGHSFGGMLATQVAARLLALQGVQVQFILLDSSPYSAHDVLDQSWFDGVVFLYESGVRFPSTLRGGYELGERIIHKDERSWRQILNQTLEQLSPIAPSNVLVQTESAYIYHFEGSQFAYHLGTAKMAYIGNRKDGTVDYETAAETWAVVFKDNMVSSNLQTTGAAPAHASPGWNPQIYRPLVTELLDEYFPLPRGGSRVSIF, from the coding sequence GTGCCGTATGAGGGGGAAGTTAATCCACAGAGCCGGCGCGGGGTCTCCGATGCCCGGCTGCTGGCGGAAGCGGCTGCCCTCAAACGCTTCTCGCGGCGTGCGTTCCTGGCAGGGGCCGGCGCCTCCGGGCTGCTGGCCGCGGACATGCTGATGACCCGTGAAGTGCAGTCGCAGCGCCGGAGCACCAGGATCCTGACCGTTGCGGATAGCTTCGCCGATGTTTACTACCCGGACGCCAGCTGGTTCCTGTTCCCCGGGTACAAGACCAGCTGGGAAGAGGCGCAGTGGATCCTGAACACGCTCAGGGGCGCACTGAACAAGCGCGCCCGGCTCGCCGCCGTCGGATATTCCAACCTGGGGCTGAACATCACCGAGGTGGTCAACGCGATCACCGACTACATCACTGCTGAGAAGATCACCAAGCTCTTCTTTTACGGGCACAGTTTCGGCGGCATGCTCGCCACCCAGGTGGCAGCCCGGCTCCTGGCCCTGCAGGGCGTCCAGGTGCAGTTCATTCTCCTGGACTCCAGCCCCTACAGCGCCCACGACGTCCTGGACCAAAGCTGGTTCGACGGCGTGGTGTTCCTCTACGAGAGCGGCGTCAGGTTCCCCTCCACCCTGCGCGGCGGGTATGAACTGGGGGAGCGGATCATCCACAAGGACGAACGGAGCTGGCGCCAGATCCTGAACCAGACGCTGGAGCAGCTCTCACCCATTGCCCCGTCCAACGTCCTGGTCCAAACGGAGTCCGCCTACATCTACCACTTCGAGGGAAGCCAGTTCGCTTACCACCTCGGCACGGCCAAGATGGCCTACATCGGCAACCGCAAAGACGGGACTGTTGACTATGAGACCGCGGCCGAAACATGGGCGGTGGTGTTCAAGGACAACATGGTCTCCAGCAACCTGCAGACTACGGGGGCGGCGCCCGCCCACGCCAGCCCCGGCTGGAACCCGCAGATCTACCGGCCCCTGGTCACGGAACTGCTGGACGAGTACTTCCCACTGCCCCGGGGCGGCTCCCGGGTCAGTATCTTCTAG
- a CDS encoding TrmH family RNA methyltransferase yields MTDEPDHQPGEAEPAKAEVGVGPWEGELPEGDHWDPDLLADGDRRNVLDKYRYWKHEAIVAELDSRRHNFHVAIENWQHDLNIGTVVRTANAFLAKEVHIIGRRRWNRRGAMVTDRYQHVRHHPTVEDFVQWAQGEGLAIIGIDIFPDSVPLETYELPRDCVLVFGQEGPGLTPEVHQAAAATLSIEQFGSTRSINAASAAAIAMHAWIRRHVFNQHV; encoded by the coding sequence ATGACAGACGAACCCGACCACCAGCCCGGGGAGGCCGAACCCGCGAAGGCGGAGGTCGGCGTCGGGCCCTGGGAGGGGGAACTGCCGGAAGGCGACCACTGGGACCCTGACCTGCTGGCGGACGGCGACCGGCGCAACGTCCTGGACAAATACCGCTACTGGAAGCACGAGGCGATCGTGGCGGAGCTGGACTCCCGGCGGCACAATTTCCACGTGGCCATCGAAAACTGGCAGCACGATCTCAACATTGGCACCGTGGTTCGTACTGCCAACGCCTTCCTCGCCAAGGAGGTGCACATCATCGGTCGACGGCGTTGGAACCGGCGCGGGGCCATGGTCACCGACCGCTACCAGCACGTCCGCCACCACCCCACCGTGGAGGACTTCGTCCAGTGGGCGCAGGGGGAGGGGCTGGCGATCATCGGGATCGACATCTTCCCGGACTCGGTGCCCCTGGAGACGTACGAACTGCCGCGCGACTGCGTGCTGGTGTTCGGGCAGGAGGGCCCGGGCCTGACCCCGGAAGTCCACCAGGCCGCCGCCGCCACCCTGTCCATCGAGCAGTTCGGCTCCACCCGGTCCATCAACGCCGCCTCCGCCGCGGCTATTGCCATGCACGCCTGGATCCGCCGGCACGTCTTCAACCAGCACGTGTAG
- the fbaA gene encoding class II fructose-bisphosphate aldolase, with the protein MPIATPEIYAEMIDRAKAGGFAFPAVNVTSSQTLNAALRGFAEAESDGIVQVSTGGAAYWSGASTKDMVAGSLGFAAFAREVAKNYGVNIALHTDHCPKDKLDGFVLPLLAASEAEVKAGRNPLFNSHMWDGSAETLQENLKIARDLLQRTAAAKMILEVEIGTVGGEEDGVENAINDKLYTTVEDALATIDALGSGENGRYITALTFGNVHGVYKPGGVKLRPEILKDIQAQVGAKIGKDNPFDLVFHGGSGSSDQEIADAVSYGVIKMNIDTDTQYAYTRPVADHMFKNYDGVLKVDGEVGNKKTYDPRVWGASAEAGLAARVVEATKQLGSAGKTF; encoded by the coding sequence ATGCCCATTGCAACCCCAGAGATCTACGCCGAGATGATCGACCGCGCAAAGGCGGGCGGATTCGCCTTCCCGGCCGTCAACGTCACGTCCTCGCAGACGCTGAACGCGGCACTGCGCGGCTTCGCGGAGGCAGAGTCCGACGGCATCGTGCAGGTCTCCACCGGCGGTGCCGCCTACTGGTCCGGCGCCTCCACCAAGGACATGGTTGCCGGTTCCCTGGGCTTTGCGGCTTTTGCCCGCGAGGTGGCCAAGAACTACGGCGTGAACATCGCCCTGCACACCGACCACTGCCCCAAGGACAAGCTGGACGGTTTTGTCCTGCCCCTGCTGGCGGCCTCCGAAGCTGAGGTCAAGGCCGGCCGCAACCCGCTGTTCAACTCCCACATGTGGGACGGCTCGGCAGAGACCCTGCAGGAGAACCTGAAGATTGCCCGCGACCTGCTCCAGCGCACCGCCGCTGCCAAGATGATCCTCGAGGTGGAGATCGGCACGGTCGGCGGCGAGGAAGACGGCGTGGAGAACGCCATCAACGACAAGCTCTACACCACGGTGGAGGACGCCCTCGCCACCATCGACGCCCTCGGCTCCGGTGAGAACGGCCGCTACATCACCGCCCTGACCTTCGGCAACGTGCACGGCGTGTACAAGCCCGGCGGCGTTAAGCTCCGCCCGGAGATCCTCAAGGACATCCAGGCGCAGGTGGGTGCCAAGATCGGCAAGGACAACCCGTTCGACCTGGTGTTCCACGGCGGCTCCGGCTCCTCCGACCAGGAAATCGCCGACGCCGTCTCCTACGGCGTGATCAAGATGAACATCGACACCGACACCCAGTACGCCTACACGCGTCCGGTGGCTGACCACATGTTCAAGAACTACGACGGCGTCCTGAAGGTCGACGGCGAAGTGGGCAACAAGAAGACCTACGACCCCCGTGTCTGGGGCGCCTCCGCCGAAGCCGGCCTGGCAGCCCGCGTGGTGGAAGCCACCAAACAGCTCGGTTCGGCCGGAAAGACCTTCTAG